One Centroberyx gerrardi isolate f3 chromosome 2, fCenGer3.hap1.cur.20231027, whole genome shotgun sequence DNA window includes the following coding sequences:
- the rpl17 gene encoding large ribosomal subunit protein uL22: MKMFLLILSYRYLKMVRYSLDPENPTKSCKSRGSNLRVHFKNTRETAQAIKGMHIRKANKYLRDVIVKHQCVPFRRYNGGVGRCAQAKQFGWTQGRWPKKSAEFLLHMLKNAESNAELKGLDVDSLVIEHIQVNKAPKMRRRTYRAHGRINPYMSSPCHIEMILTEKEQIVPKPEEEVAQKKKVSQKKLKKQKLMARE; this comes from the exons atgaaaatgtttcttcTCATTTTGTCTTACAGATATCTGAAAATGGTCCGCTACTCCCTCGACCCCGAAAACCCGACTAAAT CATGCAAGTCGAGGGGCTCCAACCTCCGGGTTCACTTCAAG AACACCCGTGAGACAGCTCAGGCCATCAAGGGCATGCACATCCGCAAGGCTAACAAGTACCTGAGGGATGTTATTGTCAAGCACCAGTGTGTCCCATTCCGTCGCTACAACGGTGGTGTTGGAAGGTGTGCCCAG GCCAAGCAGTTTGGCTGGACACAGGGACGCTGGCCCAAGAAGAGTGCCGAGTTCCTCCTCCACATGCTCAAGAACGCTGAGAGCAACGCTGAGCTGAAG GGTCTGGACGTGGACTCCCTGGTCATTGAGCACATCCAGGTCAACAAGGCCCCCAAGATGCGTAGACGTACCTACCGCGCTCACGGACGCATCAACCCTTACATGAGCTCCCCCTGCCACATCGAGATGATCCTCACTGAGAAGGAGCAGATTGTTCCCAAACCCGAGGAGGAAGTGGCCCAGAAGAAAAAG GTTTCACAGAAGAAGCTGAAGAAGCAGAAACTCATGGCACGGgagtaa